The Immundisolibacter cernigliae genome has a window encoding:
- a CDS encoding tetratricopeptide repeat protein encodes MTREPLAPALAGLLLLLGLVYWPGLSGPWLFDDFSNIHGNAFLRVTALDWQSLGAAAGSLEAGPLGRPLAYFSFALNHYLHGDASPYAWKATNLAIHGVNALLMAALLMTVLLRLAQRGALPARMVPGAALALAALWALHPIQISSVLYVVQRMTSLSGTFTLAALLCWLQARERIFVGAGHARDRDAVPGHDDAHLPAAAVAGMARSYSIGVAGWLAPLGWLLAGVAFALLGAFTKETAVLLPLYALALDRVLYPDAPYWQRWLRLPAGLRLALLVAALAVVFGLAAWHYAPGYAGRPFTLTERVLTQARVLWFYIGLVALPRINAFGLHHDDIAISSGLLAPWTTLPAVLGLAGLALLGWRYLDRRPLVGLGLLWFLAGHVLESTVVPLEIAHEHRNYLPLLGLLLAGAGVLLPVVEHWQRRATVALLGTLGAVLAGTTALRADQWGNELGMSRYEVRHHPNSAQARNNLAADLVWRGHYAEAREQLEAAIELAPWEVGYPMNLVGAYRVDKLEPPDALATEILRRIREEPLSAFGSSTLHRYSECLGQGCRYLLADVVGWLEAYRDSGRPTFDRSYIEYLLGIGYREQGRIQDALNAFQRAHDLDPKYLHPLFAQANILLSLRQWDTAALVLDSIRAANEDAYQRLDRQIAELDAAIAKGRGGN; translated from the coding sequence ATGACCCGCGAGCCCCTCGCCCCCGCGCTGGCCGGCCTACTCCTGCTCCTCGGCCTGGTCTACTGGCCCGGCCTGTCCGGGCCGTGGCTGTTCGACGACTTCTCGAACATCCACGGCAATGCCTTTCTGCGCGTCACCGCGCTGGACTGGCAGTCGCTGGGCGCGGCGGCGGGTTCGCTCGAAGCCGGCCCGCTCGGCCGGCCGCTGGCCTATTTCAGCTTCGCGCTGAACCACTACCTGCACGGCGACGCCAGCCCGTATGCCTGGAAGGCGACCAACCTCGCCATCCACGGCGTGAACGCGCTGCTGATGGCGGCGCTGCTGATGACGGTGCTGCTCCGGCTGGCGCAGCGCGGCGCACTGCCGGCGCGGATGGTGCCCGGCGCGGCGCTTGCGCTGGCCGCGCTGTGGGCGCTGCATCCGATCCAGATCTCCAGCGTGCTGTACGTGGTGCAGCGCATGACGAGTCTGTCCGGCACCTTCACGCTGGCGGCGCTGCTGTGCTGGCTGCAGGCGCGCGAGCGCATCTTTGTAGGAGCGGGCCATGCCCGCGACCGGGACGCCGTGCCTGGGCATGACGATGCGCATTTACCCGCCGCTGCGGTCGCGGGCATGGCCCGCTCCTACAGCATCGGCGTGGCGGGCTGGCTGGCGCCGCTGGGCTGGTTGCTGGCCGGCGTGGCGTTTGCCCTGCTGGGCGCCTTCACCAAGGAAACCGCCGTCCTGCTGCCGCTGTACGCGCTGGCGCTGGACCGGGTGCTGTACCCGGACGCGCCGTACTGGCAACGCTGGCTGCGCCTGCCGGCCGGGCTGCGGCTGGCGCTGCTGGTGGCGGCGCTGGCGGTGGTGTTCGGCCTCGCCGCCTGGCATTACGCCCCCGGCTACGCCGGCCGGCCGTTCACGCTGACCGAACGCGTGCTGACGCAGGCGCGGGTGCTGTGGTTCTACATTGGCCTGGTGGCGCTGCCGCGCATAAATGCCTTTGGCCTGCACCACGACGACATCGCCATCTCCAGCGGGCTGCTGGCGCCGTGGACCACGCTGCCGGCGGTGCTGGGGCTGGCCGGGCTAGCGCTGCTGGGCTGGCGGTATCTCGACCGCCGGCCGCTGGTGGGCCTGGGGCTGCTGTGGTTCCTGGCAGGACACGTGCTGGAATCGACCGTGGTGCCGCTCGAAATCGCCCACGAACACCGCAACTACCTGCCGCTGCTGGGCCTGCTGCTGGCCGGCGCGGGCGTGCTGCTGCCGGTGGTCGAACACTGGCAGCGCCGGGCGACGGTGGCGCTGCTGGGGACGCTGGGCGCCGTGCTGGCCGGCACCACCGCGCTGCGTGCCGATCAGTGGGGCAATGAGCTCGGCATGAGCCGCTACGAGGTGCGCCATCATCCGAACTCCGCGCAGGCGCGCAACAACCTGGCGGCGGACCTGGTGTGGCGCGGCCATTACGCCGAGGCGCGCGAGCAGCTGGAAGCGGCCATCGAGCTGGCGCCGTGGGAGGTGGGCTATCCCATGAACCTGGTAGGCGCCTACCGGGTGGACAAGCTGGAACCCCCCGACGCGCTCGCGACCGAAATCCTGCGCCGCATCCGCGAGGAGCCGCTGAGCGCGTTTGGCAGCAGCACGCTGCATCGCTACAGCGAATGCCTGGGCCAGGGCTGCCGCTACCTGCTGGCGGACGTGGTCGGCTGGCTGGAGGCGTACCGGGACTCCGGGCGGCCGACCTTCGACCGCTCGTACATCGAATACCTGCTGGGCATCGGCTACCGCGAGCAGGGGCGCATCCAGGACGCGCTGAACGCCTTCCAGCGCGCGCATGATCTGGACCCCAAGTACCTGCACCCGCTGTTCGCGCAGGCCAACATCCTGCTGAGCCTGCGCCAGTGGGACACGGCGGCGCTGGTGCTGGACAGCATCCGCGCCGCCAACGAAGACGCCTATCAGCGCCTGGACCGACAGATTGCGGAACTCGATGCGGCGATTGCCAAGGGGCGGGGCGGCAACTGA
- a CDS encoding pilin, with amino-acid sequence MQKLQQGFTLIELMIVVAIIGILAALAVPAYQDYTIRSKVGESASLASAARTAVDVYFSENGTLPLAAVSHVSLGISQPRSYNAKYVSYVAVGANGATTVGNGQIVIQLQDLAELGQARNDRVLYTPIVNAGNLEWVVSSGSTAPPKYLPRR; translated from the coding sequence ATGCAGAAACTTCAACAGGGCTTCACGCTCATCGAACTGATGATCGTGGTCGCCATCATCGGCATCCTCGCCGCGCTGGCCGTGCCGGCGTACCAGGACTACACCATTCGTTCGAAGGTGGGTGAGTCCGCTTCGCTGGCCTCGGCGGCGCGCACAGCGGTGGATGTCTACTTCAGCGAGAATGGGACTCTGCCGCTCGCCGCTGTATCGCATGTTTCGCTTGGGATTTCTCAACCTAGGTCGTACAACGCGAAGTACGTGAGTTATGTGGCTGTGGGGGCCAACGGCGCAACCACCGTTGGTAATGGCCAAATTGTCATTCAGCTGCAAGATCTGGCAGAGCTTGGTCAAGCGCGCAATGACAGGGTGCTCTATACGCCTATCGTAAACGCCGGCAACCTTGAGTGGGTTGTCAGCTCGGGCAGCACGGCACCGCCCAAGTATCTGCCACGCCGCTAA
- a CDS encoding N-acyl-D-amino-acid deacylase family protein: MYDLLIENARIVDGTGAPAYPGSLAVKDGRIVALGAVHNREAREVIDAAGQVLAPGFVDPHTHYDAQIAWDSLLTPSAEHGVTTAVMGNCGVGVAPVRPTMHDFLMGDLVNVEGIPQDVMQAGIDWQWGHFGQYMDAMDRRGLGINVAAMVAMTPLRHYAMGEASLGRAADAHEIATMTAAFAGAMEAGAFGYSTTREGVHVGYQGKPVACRNASPDEHRALCGVLRQAGRGNVELTLKLGGVVSGEEHDFLELLVRESTRPVTWLAVVNAAEQPRSYEERMAAVADLTAWDMAVPQTTCRPLRFQLNLANPYILGVFPTWQPVMRLSREQKLARYADPAFRQAFRDDLKNIPAFGKDIWSRFYVLDGISDQARGLAKGGQSLRQLADAQRCDPMDLLVEIAVEDQLRTTFDMVALNYDAADTIPLVRDDRLLIGLSDAGAHLDMLCDAGYSTHLLQRWVRETGALTLEQGVQKLTSIPARFFGIDRGVLALGKAADLVIFDPATVACGDKEWAHDLPGGGRRFVTRSTGIRATIVGGDVLFENGAYRQGPRKGRMLRSYDA, from the coding sequence ATGTACGACCTGCTCATCGAAAACGCCCGCATCGTCGACGGCACCGGCGCGCCGGCCTACCCCGGCAGCCTGGCGGTCAAGGACGGCCGCATCGTGGCCCTGGGCGCAGTCCACAACCGGGAGGCGCGCGAAGTCATCGACGCCGCCGGCCAGGTGCTGGCGCCCGGCTTCGTTGATCCACACACGCACTACGACGCGCAGATTGCGTGGGACTCCCTGCTCACGCCCTCGGCCGAACACGGCGTGACCACCGCCGTGATGGGCAACTGCGGCGTCGGCGTGGCGCCGGTGCGCCCGACCATGCACGACTTCCTGATGGGCGACCTGGTCAACGTCGAGGGCATCCCGCAGGACGTCATGCAGGCCGGCATCGACTGGCAGTGGGGACACTTTGGCCAGTACATGGACGCCATGGACCGGCGCGGCCTTGGCATCAACGTGGCGGCGATGGTCGCCATGACGCCGCTGCGGCACTACGCGATGGGCGAGGCCTCGCTCGGCCGCGCCGCCGATGCGCACGAAATCGCCACCATGACAGCCGCCTTCGCGGGCGCCATGGAAGCCGGCGCCTTCGGCTATTCCACCACCCGCGAGGGCGTGCATGTCGGCTACCAGGGCAAGCCCGTGGCCTGCCGCAACGCCAGCCCGGACGAGCACCGCGCCCTGTGTGGCGTGCTGCGCCAGGCCGGCCGCGGAAACGTGGAGCTCACACTCAAGCTCGGCGGCGTGGTCAGCGGCGAGGAGCACGATTTCCTGGAACTGCTGGTGCGCGAGAGCACGCGCCCGGTCACCTGGCTGGCGGTGGTCAACGCCGCCGAGCAGCCGCGTTCCTACGAGGAGCGCATGGCCGCCGTGGCGGACCTGACCGCCTGGGACATGGCTGTGCCGCAGACCACCTGCCGGCCGCTGCGTTTTCAGCTGAACCTCGCCAACCCGTACATCCTGGGCGTGTTCCCGACCTGGCAACCGGTGATGCGCCTGTCGCGCGAGCAGAAACTGGCCCGCTACGCGGACCCGGCGTTTCGGCAGGCCTTCCGCGACGACCTGAAAAACATTCCGGCCTTCGGCAAGGACATCTGGAGCCGCTTTTACGTGCTCGACGGCATCAGCGATCAGGCGCGCGGCCTGGCCAAGGGAGGCCAGAGCCTGCGGCAACTGGCGGACGCCCAACGCTGCGACCCGATGGACCTGCTGGTTGAGATCGCCGTCGAGGACCAACTGCGCACCACCTTCGACATGGTGGCCCTGAACTACGACGCCGCCGACACCATCCCGCTGGTGCGGGACGACCGGCTGCTGATCGGCCTGTCCGACGCCGGTGCGCACCTGGACATGCTGTGCGACGCCGGCTACAGCACCCACCTGCTGCAACGCTGGGTGCGCGAGACCGGCGCGCTGACCCTGGAACAGGGCGTGCAAAAGCTCACCTCCATCCCGGCCCGGTTCTTCGGCATCGACCGCGGCGTGCTGGCGCTCGGCAAGGCAGCCGATCTGGTCATCTTCGACCCGGCCACCGTGGCCTGTGGCGACAAGGAATGGGCGCACGACCTGCCCGGCGGCGGGCGGCGCTTCGTGACCCGCTCCACCGGCATCCGCGCCACCATCGTCGGCGGCGACGTGCTGTTCGAGAACGGCGCCTACCGGCAAGGCCCGCGCAAGGGCCGGATGCTGCGCAGCTACGACGCCTGA
- a CDS encoding aromatic-ring-hydroxylating dioxygenase subunit beta → MSRAGLLAAGSELLYREGYYLDRQQWQDWLALYTTDCELWAPSWIGEHRQITDPQSEISLLYLAGHGRLLERVERFVSGASPASVPLPRTCHQVSNILLLDHAQGRMTLHSAFRVDYFHQKKTGAFFGHYEHRLVAHGEAWRIAGKRITLMNDFIPTVLDLYHV, encoded by the coding sequence ATGAGCCGGGCCGGCCTGCTGGCGGCCGGCAGCGAGCTGCTGTACCGCGAGGGCTACTACCTGGACCGCCAGCAGTGGCAGGACTGGCTGGCGCTGTACACCACCGACTGCGAGCTGTGGGCGCCATCGTGGATCGGCGAGCACCGGCAGATCACCGACCCGCAATCGGAAATCTCGCTGCTGTACCTGGCCGGCCACGGCCGGCTGCTGGAGCGGGTGGAACGCTTCGTGTCCGGCGCCTCGCCGGCATCGGTGCCGCTGCCGCGCACCTGTCATCAGGTCAGCAACATCCTGCTGCTGGACCATGCGCAAGGCCGCATGACGCTGCACTCGGCGTTTCGGGTCGACTACTTCCACCAGAAAAAGACCGGGGCCTTCTTCGGGCACTACGAGCACCGGCTGGTAGCGCACGGCGAGGCCTGGCGCATCGCCGGCAAGCGCATCACGCTGATGAACGACTTCATCCCGACCGTGCTCGACCTGTACCACGTCTGA
- a CDS encoding aromatic ring-hydroxylating oxygenase subunit alpha, with protein MDARVRELPLRDFSRYVDARPEDGVLRMHLDLFRDPELFELEMRYIYERSWVFVGHAAQIPQPNDFLTGVVGRTPIILQRGGDGQVRALLNHCSHRGATVATTQAGNTPRHKCPYHGWMFDSTGKCLQVADEAPGGYTDAFRQLSHDLPQVARLEEYRGFFFASLNPDVMPLRQYLGDAAVFMDSWIDQSPDGLEVVRGDANFTYGGNWKMVFENCLDIYHAKTLHASFGTMVMNRVKRQGADENRSVDLNNFISAEAEVSYYTFPNGHGGMWLRGAGRREDRPSYAMWQEMAARVGEDKADMMVSGRVVAIFPNILLVESATFQMRLIRPVSVDKTEVYAFCLAPKGEPAPARALRIRQYEDFFSATGVATPDDTTVYERVQQGDQARSIEWNQGYHRGLALLREGPDEAARRIGIEPLHSISGNIGIQGEAVYLGTYRAWLEQMERGQAHAARMQP; from the coding sequence ATGGACGCCCGAGTGCGCGAACTGCCGCTGCGTGATTTCTCCCGCTACGTCGACGCCCGTCCCGAGGACGGCGTGCTGCGCATGCACCTGGACCTGTTCCGGGATCCGGAGCTGTTCGAGCTGGAGATGCGCTACATCTACGAGCGCAGCTGGGTGTTCGTGGGCCACGCGGCGCAGATTCCGCAGCCAAACGACTTTTTGACCGGCGTCGTCGGCCGCACGCCCATCATTCTTCAACGCGGCGGCGATGGCCAGGTGCGGGCGCTGCTGAACCATTGCAGCCACCGCGGCGCCACCGTGGCCACCACCCAGGCCGGCAACACCCCGCGTCACAAATGCCCCTACCACGGCTGGATGTTCGACAGCACCGGCAAGTGCCTGCAGGTGGCCGACGAGGCGCCCGGCGGCTACACGGATGCCTTTCGCCAGCTCAGCCACGACCTGCCGCAGGTGGCGCGCCTTGAGGAATACCGCGGCTTTTTCTTTGCCAGCCTCAATCCGGACGTGATGCCGCTGCGCCAGTACCTGGGCGACGCGGCGGTGTTCATGGATTCGTGGATCGACCAGTCACCGGACGGGCTGGAGGTGGTGCGCGGCGACGCCAATTTCACGTATGGCGGCAACTGGAAGATGGTGTTCGAGAACTGTCTGGACATCTACCACGCCAAAACCCTGCACGCGAGTTTCGGCACCATGGTGATGAACCGCGTCAAGCGCCAGGGCGCGGACGAGAACCGCTCGGTGGACCTGAACAATTTCATCAGCGCCGAGGCCGAGGTGTCGTACTACACCTTCCCGAATGGCCACGGCGGCATGTGGCTGCGCGGCGCCGGCAGGCGCGAGGATCGGCCAAGCTACGCCATGTGGCAGGAAATGGCCGCCCGCGTGGGCGAGGACAAGGCCGACATGATGGTCAGCGGCCGGGTGGTGGCCATCTTCCCGAACATCCTGCTGGTGGAAAGCGCCACCTTCCAGATGCGCCTGATCCGCCCGGTGTCCGTGGACAAGACCGAGGTCTACGCCTTCTGCCTGGCACCCAAGGGCGAGCCGGCCCCGGCGCGCGCGCTGCGCATCCGCCAGTACGAGGATTTCTTCAGCGCCACCGGCGTCGCCACGCCGGACGACACCACCGTCTACGAACGCGTGCAGCAGGGCGACCAGGCGCGCAGCATCGAGTGGAACCAGGGCTACCACCGGGGTCTTGCGCTGCTGCGCGAAGGGCCGGACGAGGCCGCGCGGCGCATAGGCATCGAGCCCCTGCACTCCATCAGCGGCAACATCGGCATTCAGGGTGAGGCCGTGTACCTGGGCACCTATCGGGCCTGGCTGGAGCAGATGGAACGCGGTCAGGCTCACGCCGCCCGGATGCAGCCATGA
- a CDS encoding DUF1329 domain-containing protein, with protein sequence MKKLRYTTRALAAGLALTASSTVMAAVSAEKAAQIGLTGTPLTPLGAIRAGNADGSIPAWEGGIATPPAGYKQGDWYIDPYADDKPLFTIDAKNYQQYADRLMPGTIALLKKYPDTFHLNVYPSRRSAALPQWHYENSVWNASRTRFCDPPPGPDREYRCLDTSTYRPGVAFPIPNNGAEVVYNHTMYFFGKSYVWRGYAFNAFADGTFAETVAIERSLLLQYMTPEEKPKDPLFTGNGGAMWCRSSEMVEPPRQAGSMYGGCNYFTSQDFSAYLYVPGQRRVRKAPEIGFYDSPSTGSDGLRTADSTTMFGMTGDEEWYEYSEPQRKEYFIPYNSYKLAAPENGDFKKLVMRGHLNPDPIRYELHRVWAVEMRLKPKYRHLSPHRVVYFDEDSWAGAAGEMYDAGDQLWRVQEAYLMQFYEVPMLSFWGDNHMDIINGRQSSNNTFFNVGAGRGGSPPDFVNPPDSAYFTPAGLRKYGVR encoded by the coding sequence ATGAAAAAACTTCGGTACACAACGCGTGCGCTGGCGGCGGGGCTGGCTCTGACGGCCAGTTCGACGGTCATGGCTGCCGTATCGGCGGAAAAGGCCGCCCAGATCGGCCTCACGGGCACGCCGCTCACGCCCCTGGGGGCGATCCGCGCGGGCAACGCGGACGGCTCGATTCCGGCCTGGGAAGGCGGCATCGCCACACCGCCGGCCGGCTACAAGCAAGGCGACTGGTACATCGATCCGTACGCCGACGACAAGCCGCTGTTCACCATCGATGCCAAGAATTACCAGCAGTACGCCGATCGCCTCATGCCGGGCACGATCGCGCTGCTCAAGAAATATCCGGACACGTTCCATCTGAACGTCTACCCCAGCCGCCGCAGCGCCGCGCTGCCGCAATGGCATTACGAGAATTCGGTCTGGAACGCCAGCCGCACGCGCTTCTGTGACCCGCCGCCCGGACCGGACCGCGAGTATCGCTGCCTGGACACGAGCACCTACCGCCCCGGTGTGGCCTTTCCCATTCCCAACAACGGCGCCGAGGTCGTTTACAACCACACCATGTACTTTTTCGGCAAGTCTTATGTGTGGCGCGGCTACGCCTTCAACGCCTTTGCCGACGGCACCTTCGCCGAGACGGTGGCCATCGAGCGCTCGCTCCTGCTCCAGTACATGACACCGGAAGAAAAGCCCAAGGATCCGCTGTTCACCGGCAACGGCGGGGCCATGTGGTGCCGCTCCTCGGAGATGGTCGAGCCGCCACGCCAGGCCGGCTCCATGTACGGCGGCTGCAACTACTTCACCTCCCAGGACTTCAGCGCCTACCTGTATGTGCCCGGCCAGCGACGCGTGCGCAAGGCGCCGGAAATCGGCTTCTACGACAGTCCCAGCACCGGTTCGGATGGCCTGCGCACGGCCGATTCGACCACCATGTTCGGCATGACCGGCGACGAGGAGTGGTACGAGTATTCGGAGCCGCAGCGCAAGGAATATTTCATTCCCTACAACAGTTACAAACTGGCGGCGCCCGAGAACGGCGACTTCAAGAAACTGGTCATGCGCGGGCATCTGAACCCGGATCCGATCCGGTACGAACTGCACCGCGTGTGGGCCGTCGAGATGCGCCTGAAACCGAAGTACCGGCACCTGTCGCCGCATCGCGTCGTCTATTTCGACGAGGACAGCTGGGCGGGCGCCGCCGGCGAGATGTATGACGCCGGCGATCAGCTGTGGCGCGTCCAGGAAGCGTATCTGATGCAGTTCTACGAGGTGCCGATGCTCAGCTTCTGGGGCGACAACCACATGGACATCATCAACGGCCGGCAGTCCTCGAACAACACCTTCTTCAACGTCGGTGCCGGCCGGGGCGGCAGTCCGCCGGATTTCGTCAATCCGCCGGACTCGGCGTATTTCACCCCGGCCGGCCTGCGCAAGTACGGGGTTCGCTGA
- a CDS encoding alpha/beta fold hydrolase, with amino-acid sequence MANPTTHTYQVNARLAIDTLEAGSGEPLLFLHGAGGLAWDPYLDALAERRRVIAPYLPGTSKSNDISQVRDLWDLVLCYYDLLDALGIASADVIGHSMGGMIACEMAAVDQSRVARLIAIAPAGLFDMENPMPDIFAMLPQELAGRILIDPQSELAKMLGALPDDVDEQVEVLIQRLSTLNAAAKFLWPIPDKGLIRRLPRIKAPTLVIWGRQDGLIPVGYGETFRSLIPNARLEVLDQASHLVQLERLPEALSLTLQALQWPAGDAP; translated from the coding sequence ATGGCCAACCCGACCACGCACACCTATCAGGTCAACGCCCGCCTGGCCATCGACACGCTGGAGGCCGGCAGCGGTGAACCCTTGCTGTTCCTGCACGGTGCCGGCGGGCTGGCCTGGGATCCGTACCTGGACGCGCTGGCCGAGCGCCGGCGCGTGATCGCGCCCTACCTGCCCGGCACGTCCAAATCCAACGACATCAGCCAGGTGCGTGACCTGTGGGACCTGGTGCTGTGCTACTACGACCTGCTGGACGCGCTCGGCATCGCCAGTGCCGACGTCATTGGCCACTCCATGGGCGGCATGATCGCCTGCGAGATGGCGGCCGTGGACCAGAGCCGCGTGGCGCGGCTGATTGCCATCGCCCCGGCCGGCCTGTTCGACATGGAAAACCCGATGCCGGACATCTTCGCCATGCTGCCGCAGGAGCTCGCCGGGCGGATTCTGATCGACCCGCAGTCCGAGCTGGCAAAAATGCTCGGTGCGCTGCCCGACGACGTGGACGAACAGGTGGAAGTGCTGATCCAGCGCCTGAGCACACTCAACGCCGCCGCCAAGTTCCTGTGGCCGATCCCGGACAAGGGCCTGATCCGCCGCCTGCCGCGCATCAAGGCGCCGACGCTGGTGATCTGGGGCCGCCAGGACGGCCTGATCCCGGTGGGTTACGGCGAGACCTTCCGCAGCCTGATCCCGAACGCCCGCCTGGAGGTGCTGGACCAGGCCTCGCACCTGGTGCAGCTCGAACGCCTGCCGGAGGCCCTGAGCCTGACCCTGCAGGCCCTGCAGTGGCCGGCCGGTGACGCGCCGTAG
- a CDS encoding LLM class flavin-dependent oxidoreductase yields MKTVAFNLMPYKDLPADFEKKYDSVWVSIPRTLYDPRKGHQYYHDYLDALETAVDLGYDAVGVNEHHSNGYGLMPSPNLMASILSRKVRHSDTTSLVVLGNSLALYNPPIRVAEEMAMLDVLSGGKFIAGFPVGTSMDTNYVYGINPSEMRERYYEAHELVMKAWTSDEVFTWNGKYNQLRYVNTWPRTAQRPHPPVWIPGGGSVETYDFSLLNDYSFSYLSFFGHKYAKKVMGPFWDRADALGKDRNPYRAGYAQFICVSETDAQAQIDYEEHVKYFFAKCMHIDPRFFEAPGYRTVASLRAGLRSQLDGTAKVGKAILDQGFGWKELVESGYIIAGSPQTVREQIIEAARELHVGNLIWLFHVGSMPQHLTLKNLHLFAEGVLPHIRNLWPQWDAAPFWPSGFGDDPSQPAAHRDVA; encoded by the coding sequence ATGAAAACCGTCGCCTTCAACCTGATGCCGTACAAGGATCTGCCGGCCGATTTCGAGAAGAAATACGACAGCGTGTGGGTCAGCATCCCGCGCACGCTGTACGACCCGCGCAAGGGCCACCAGTACTACCACGACTACCTGGACGCGCTGGAAACGGCGGTCGATCTGGGCTACGACGCGGTCGGCGTGAACGAGCACCACAGCAACGGCTACGGCCTGATGCCGTCGCCGAACCTGATGGCGTCGATCCTGTCGCGCAAGGTGCGCCATTCGGACACCACCTCACTGGTGGTCCTGGGCAACAGCCTGGCGCTGTACAACCCGCCGATCCGCGTGGCCGAGGAGATGGCCATGCTGGACGTGCTGTCGGGCGGCAAGTTCATCGCCGGTTTTCCGGTCGGCACCTCCATGGACACCAACTACGTCTACGGCATCAACCCGTCCGAGATGCGCGAGCGCTACTACGAGGCGCACGAGCTGGTGATGAAGGCCTGGACCTCGGACGAGGTGTTCACCTGGAACGGCAAGTACAACCAGCTGCGCTACGTCAACACCTGGCCGCGCACCGCCCAGCGGCCCCACCCGCCGGTGTGGATTCCCGGCGGCGGCAGCGTCGAGACCTATGACTTCTCGCTGCTGAACGACTACTCCTTCTCGTACCTGTCGTTCTTCGGCCACAAGTACGCCAAGAAGGTGATGGGGCCGTTCTGGGACCGCGCCGACGCGCTCGGCAAGGACCGCAACCCCTACCGCGCCGGCTACGCGCAGTTCATCTGCGTGTCGGAGACCGACGCCCAGGCGCAGATCGACTACGAGGAGCACGTCAAGTACTTCTTCGCCAAGTGCATGCACATCGACCCGCGCTTTTTCGAGGCACCGGGCTATCGCACCGTAGCCTCGCTGCGCGCCGGCCTGCGCTCGCAGCTGGACGGCACGGCCAAGGTCGGCAAGGCCATCCTGGACCAGGGCTTCGGCTGGAAGGAGCTGGTCGAGAGCGGTTACATCATCGCCGGCTCGCCGCAGACCGTGCGCGAGCAGATCATCGAGGCGGCGCGCGAGCTGCACGTCGGCAACCTGATCTGGCTGTTCCATGTCGGCTCCATGCCGCAGCACCTGACCCTGAAGAACCTGCACCTGTTCGCCGAGGGCGTGCTGCCGCACATCCGCAACCTGTGGCCGCAGTGGGACGCCGCGCCGTTCTGGCCAAGCGGGTTTGGCGACGATCCGTCGCAGCCCGCCGCCCACCGCGACGTGGCCTGA
- the ndk gene encoding nucleoside-diphosphate kinase produces MATERTLSIIKPDAVAKNVIGAIYSRFEQAGLKIIAARMEHLTRERAEGFYAVHRERPFFKDLVAFMTTGPVMIQVLEGDNAVARHRELMGATDPAKAAPGTIRADFASNIEENAVHGSDSVENAATEIAYFFEPGQICPRTR; encoded by the coding sequence ATGGCCACTGAACGCACCCTGTCCATCATCAAGCCCGACGCCGTCGCCAAGAACGTCATTGGCGCCATCTATTCCCGCTTCGAGCAGGCCGGCCTGAAGATCATCGCCGCCCGCATGGAGCACCTGACCCGCGAGCGCGCCGAGGGCTTCTACGCCGTGCATCGCGAGCGGCCGTTCTTCAAGGACCTGGTCGCGTTCATGACCACCGGCCCGGTGATGATCCAGGTGCTGGAGGGCGACAACGCGGTCGCCAGACACCGTGAGCTGATGGGTGCCACCGATCCGGCCAAGGCCGCGCCCGGCACCATCCGCGCCGACTTCGCGAGCAACATCGAAGAAAACGCCGTTCACGGTTCCGACAGCGTCGAGAACGCCGCGACCGAGATCGCCTATTTCTTCGAGCCCGGGCAAATCTGCCCGCGTACGCGCTAA